One genomic region from Anabaena sp. PCC 7108 encodes:
- the panD gene encoding aspartate 1-decarboxylase, with translation MQRTLLLAKIHNCTLTAANINYVGSISIDEVLLDKAGILPYEQVQVVNNANGKRFITYAIPATANSGAIELNGAAARLGIIGDRLIIMTYGQFTLEELKHYSPTVVIVDEKNRMLEVRNYDDLLSKL, from the coding sequence ATGCAGCGCACTCTCCTTTTGGCTAAGATTCATAACTGTACCCTCACGGCAGCGAATATCAACTACGTGGGTAGTATCAGCATTGATGAAGTACTTTTAGATAAAGCTGGTATTTTACCTTATGAGCAAGTACAAGTAGTGAATAATGCTAATGGTAAGCGTTTTATTACTTACGCAATTCCTGCAACCGCTAATTCAGGAGCCATTGAATTAAATGGAGCGGCCGCACGTTTAGGCATTATTGGCGATCGCTTGATTATAATGACTTACGGGCAGTTTACACTAGAGGAGTTAAAACATTACTCTCCTACGGTTGTCATTGTGGACGAAAAAAACCGGATGCTGGAAGTACGAAACTACGATGATCTGCTCAGTAAGCTCTAA
- a CDS encoding inorganic diphosphatase — MDLSLIPAQPKPGVINVLIEIPGGSKNKYEFDKDLQAFSLDRVLSSSVKYPYDYGFIPNTLADDGDPLDGMVIMDEPTFPGCVIAARPIGYLEMIDGGDRDEKILCVPDKDPRYAHVKSLQDVPPHRLDEIAEFFRTYKNLEKKVTEILGWQDVERVAPLVEKFIKAAKK; from the coding sequence GTGGATTTATCCCTTATTCCTGCCCAACCGAAACCGGGTGTGATCAACGTTCTGATTGAAATTCCTGGCGGGAGTAAAAATAAATACGAATTTGATAAAGACTTGCAAGCTTTTTCCTTAGACCGGGTACTTTCTTCCTCAGTAAAATACCCTTATGACTACGGGTTTATACCCAACACATTAGCTGATGATGGCGATCCGCTAGATGGTATGGTAATAATGGATGAACCGACCTTCCCTGGTTGTGTCATTGCTGCAAGACCCATTGGTTATTTGGAAATGATTGATGGTGGCGACCGCGATGAAAAAATTCTTTGTGTTCCCGACAAAGATCCACGCTACGCCCATGTAAAATCATTGCAGGATGTACCTCCCCACCGTCTAGATGAAATTGCCGAATTTTTTCGCACTTATAAAAACTTGGAAAAGAAAGTGACAGAAATACTCGGTTGGCAGGATGTAGAGAGGGTTGCACCCTTAGTAGAGAAGTTTATCAAAGCTGCTAAAAAATAG
- a CDS encoding DUF362 domain-containing protein, with protein MQTQQPSVSLIRAKSYAQDALKESLETLLEPLGGMAAFVKPGNRVLLKPNLLTGSRPTKECTTRPELVRAVAEMVIAVGGKPFLGDSPAFGSAKGVAIANGLLPILEELNLPLVEFHGKRYQTVNDNFNHLLLSKEAMEADVIINLPKVKSHMQLTLTLGVKNLFGCVPGKMKAWWHMEAGKDANRFGEMLVETARAINPNLTILDGIIGHEGNGPSGGEPRNLEVLAASANVFALDRAMLEVLKVLPEQVPTVAASQRLGICPELSEIDFPNLSPDLLRIEDWQLPEKLMPIDFAMPRVIKSTFRHLYIRFIKEPMSAYGKG; from the coding sequence ATGCAAACACAACAACCATCTGTTAGTCTGATTCGAGCTAAATCCTACGCACAAGACGCTTTAAAAGAATCCTTGGAAACACTGCTAGAACCTTTAGGGGGCATGGCTGCTTTTGTTAAACCAGGAAACCGGGTTTTACTCAAACCCAACCTCCTCACAGGTTCTCGTCCGACTAAAGAATGTACCACCCGTCCAGAATTAGTACGTGCTGTTGCCGAAATGGTAATTGCAGTTGGTGGTAAGCCATTTTTGGGAGATAGCCCCGCTTTTGGGAGTGCAAAAGGTGTAGCGATAGCTAATGGTTTATTACCAATTTTAGAAGAATTGAATTTACCGCTTGTTGAATTTCATGGTAAACGTTATCAAACAGTCAACGACAATTTTAATCACCTACTACTCTCTAAAGAAGCAATGGAAGCAGACGTGATTATTAATCTCCCCAAAGTTAAATCTCATATGCAATTAACTTTAACTTTAGGAGTAAAAAATCTCTTTGGTTGCGTTCCTGGGAAAATGAAAGCTTGGTGGCATATGGAAGCTGGCAAAGATGCTAACAGATTTGGAGAAATGTTAGTAGAAACAGCTAGGGCAATTAACCCCAATCTAACCATTTTAGATGGTATTATTGGTCATGAAGGTAATGGACCAAGTGGTGGAGAACCTCGTAATTTAGAAGTTTTAGCAGCATCAGCTAATGTATTTGCTTTAGATAGGGCAATGCTGGAAGTTCTCAAAGTTTTACCTGAACAAGTTCCCACTGTTGCCGCTTCCCAAAGACTAGGAATTTGTCCAGAATTAAGTGAAATTGACTTTCCTAATTTATCACCAGATTTACTACGAATAGAAGATTGGCAATTACCAGAAAAATTAATGCCTATTGATTTTGCTATGCCTCGTGTGATTAAGTCCACATTTAGGCATCTTTACATCCGATTTATTAAAGAACCAATGAGTGCTTATGGCAAAGGATAA
- a CDS encoding DNA cytosine methyltransferase, whose amino-acid sequence MKTNNLKAIELFAGIGGFRLGLENANIQSVWANDINKLSCQVYESNFGKNSIMLDDINKITISDIPNHDILTAGFPCQPFSPAGKKLGVRDSVRGTLFERIVEIIAEKKPKYFFLENVKRLLTMENGYHFRVILNALSELDYLIEWRIISPISFGIPQNRDRIFIFGTKLNSVNINSQLLQNTSVFLTESDLENLHNPEILINKYMIPIMVNEGKNYNWGIAYKNKMLTLNLPTLPDIKPRQRLKDILQDNLIVDDQFDFTSDTFFSNC is encoded by the coding sequence ATGAAAACAAACAATTTAAAAGCTATAGAATTATTTGCTGGTATTGGCGGTTTTCGCTTAGGCTTAGAAAATGCGAATATTCAAAGTGTATGGGCTAATGATATCAATAAACTCAGTTGTCAAGTTTATGAAAGTAATTTTGGTAAAAATTCCATAATGTTAGATGACATTAATAAAATTACTATATCAGATATACCCAATCATGATATTTTGACTGCTGGCTTTCCTTGTCAACCATTTAGCCCTGCTGGTAAAAAACTAGGTGTGAGAGATAGTGTTAGAGGAACTTTATTTGAACGTATTGTAGAAATAATAGCCGAAAAAAAACCTAAATATTTCTTCTTAGAAAATGTCAAAAGACTGTTAACAATGGAAAATGGCTATCATTTTCGAGTAATTTTAAATGCTCTATCGGAATTAGATTATTTGATTGAATGGAGAATTATTAGTCCTATTAGCTTTGGTATACCACAAAATAGAGACAGAATTTTTATTTTCGGAACTAAATTAAATTCAGTTAATATAAATTCTCAGCTTTTACAAAATACATCAGTTTTCTTGACTGAATCAGATTTAGAAAATTTACACAATCCAGAAATATTAATAAATAAATATATGATACCTATAATGGTAAATGAAGGTAAAAATTATAATTGGGGAATTGCTTATAAAAATAAAATGTTAACCCTGAATCTTCCTACTTTACCTGATATCAAACCAAGACAAAGGTTAAAAGATATTTTGCAAGATAATTTAATAGTAGATGATCAGTTTGATTTTACATCTGATACCTTTTTCTCTAACTGCTAA
- a CDS encoding aspartate ammonia-lyase: protein MTDNTDFRIERDSMGDRTIPNHVYYGIQTQRAIENFPISGLKPLPTYVDACLYIKKATAIVNGELGCIPADISEVIIQAVDEILAGKLRDQFVVDVYQAGAGTSHHMNINEVLANRALEILGDEKGNYKRVSPNDHVNYGQSTNDVIPTAIRIGGLLALSQTLHPALELAISALEAKATEFQDIVKSGRTHLQDAVPVRLGDNFAAWAQILSEHQNRLYIASGDLMVLGLGGSAAGTGMNTHPEYRQRVVDILSQLLEFPLEPAPHLMAAMQSMGAFVNVSGALRNLAQDLVKISHDLRLMDSGPKTGFKEIQLPPVQPGSSIMPGKYNPVMAEMTSMVCFQVMGYDSAIALAAQAGQLELNVMMPLIAYNLIHSIEILGNTISALTTSCIQGIIANKERCLAYAEGSLALVTALNTHIGYLNAAAVAKESLETGKSLRQIVLEKGLMTEVELATVLDLEQMSAIVPLT from the coding sequence ATGACTGACAATACAGATTTTCGCATAGAACGGGATTCGATGGGCGATCGCACTATCCCCAATCATGTTTACTATGGTATCCAAACCCAACGGGCTATCGAAAACTTCCCCATTAGTGGCTTAAAGCCTTTACCTACTTACGTTGATGCTTGTTTGTATATTAAAAAAGCTACCGCAATTGTCAATGGTGAATTGGGTTGTATTCCCGCAGATATAAGTGAAGTGATTATCCAAGCTGTTGATGAAATCCTCGCAGGTAAATTACGAGATCAATTTGTCGTTGATGTTTATCAAGCTGGTGCGGGAACATCACACCACATGAATATTAACGAAGTTCTCGCAAATCGGGCGCTAGAAATTCTTGGTGACGAAAAAGGTAACTACAAACGCGTTAGTCCTAACGATCATGTAAACTATGGGCAGTCTACCAACGATGTCATCCCTACAGCAATTCGCATTGGTGGTTTATTGGCGCTTTCCCAAACTTTACACCCAGCTTTAGAATTAGCAATTTCTGCTTTAGAAGCAAAAGCTACAGAATTTCAAGATATTGTCAAATCTGGGAGAACCCACCTCCAAGACGCTGTACCAGTGCGATTAGGTGATAATTTTGCGGCTTGGGCGCAAATCCTCTCAGAACACCAAAACCGTCTTTATATTGCTTCTGGGGATTTGATGGTATTGGGTTTAGGTGGTAGTGCTGCGGGAACAGGAATGAATACTCACCCTGAATATCGTCAAAGAGTTGTAGATATCCTCTCGCAATTATTGGAATTTCCCCTAGAACCTGCACCCCATTTAATGGCTGCTATGCAAAGTATGGGGGCGTTTGTGAATGTTTCCGGGGCGTTGCGGAATTTAGCACAGGACTTGGTGAAAATCTCCCATGACCTGCGTTTAATGGATTCGGGACCCAAAACAGGGTTTAAGGAAATTCAACTACCTCCAGTCCAACCTGGTTCTTCAATTATGCCCGGAAAATATAACCCAGTTATGGCAGAGATGACATCAATGGTCTGTTTTCAGGTAATGGGATATGATAGTGCGATCGCACTCGCTGCCCAAGCTGGACAATTAGAATTAAATGTGATGATGCCTCTGATTGCCTATAATTTAATTCACAGCATTGAGATTTTAGGTAATACAATTTCGGCTTTAACTACAAGCTGTATTCAAGGCATTATTGCAAATAAAGAACGTTGTTTAGCTTATGCTGAAGGCAGTTTAGCATTAGTCACAGCCTTGAATACTCACATCGGTTATCTTAATGCTGCTGCTGTCGCTAAAGAATCTTTAGAAACAGGTAAATCTCTGCGGCAAATTGTTTTAGAAAAAGGCTTAATGACAGAAGTAGAATTAGCCACTGTTTTAGATTTAGAACAAATGAGTGCAATTGTGCCTTTAACATAA
- a CDS encoding UPF0182 family protein: MFSKWLLRVFIVSIVLLLILVLVSHLGAEIFWFQEVGYLQTFLLHLITQSTLWVVVVSISFAYLLGNLAVANRLKYSQFLKSEPVRNEEKGLARELTHFLSHQYDRFGETAKPDFINRKIRLYLLLPITLGLSFLVGLIVAHYGEVTLNYWHSEVNQVSVILPLFQLETIWNLASKIVSQIWYFILAVVMAITLLVYSQFCLRAIAIILSLIFGWVLSQNWEKIVLYFHSTPFNSTEPLFDKDIGFYIFYLPVWELLAFWLVGLCLYGFIAVLLSYLLSGDSLSQGIFPGFSPSQRHHLFGLGGCLMLVIAFSYWLSRYELVYSPRGVSFGASYTDVQVQLPADTSLCVLAIAIAFYLLWQTLFWKPKSRHHRWIIYGLGFYLGLIVIGDFILPAVVQYLIVQPNELQREQPYIQRTIALTRQAFDLEVIDSQTFNPQGKLTQSNLKANNLTIRNIRVWDQEPLLKTNRQLQQIRPYYRFPDADIDRYKITNQSTEKQQVLIAARELDYNAVPQQAKTWINRNLIYTHGYGFTMSPVNKVAPGGLPEYFVKDISGNGSALTTSSEAIRKSIPIGEPRIYYGEITNTHVMTGTRVRELDYPSGSDNVYNTYDGKGGIRINSLWRRWLFAMYLKDWQMVFTRDFLPETKVLFRRNITQRIHAIAPFLKFDSEPYLVAADANPNNNNPQFSGEKNYLYWIVDAYTTSDHYPYSDTGNNGINYIRNSVKILIDAYNGTVRFYIAEPKDPVIVSWSKIFPQMFQPLAAMPANLRSHIRYPVDFFKIQSERLMVYHMTDPQVFYNREDQWQIPNEIYGNQTRQVEPYYLITSLPNVAFEEFILLIPYTPKQRTNLIAWLAARSDGENYGKLLLYNFPKERLIYGPEQIEARINQDPVISQQISLWNRQGSRAIQGNLLIVPIEQSLLYVEPIYLEATQNSLPTLVRVVVAYENRIVMAQTLEQALQAIFQPDLTPAPAIIRPVEEEGTPPT, encoded by the coding sequence ATGTTCTCGAAATGGTTGTTAAGAGTTTTTATAGTATCGATAGTTCTGTTGTTAATATTGGTTTTAGTATCCCATTTAGGAGCCGAGATTTTTTGGTTTCAGGAAGTTGGCTATTTGCAGACATTTCTACTGCACTTAATAACTCAAAGTACTTTATGGGTAGTTGTTGTTAGTATTAGTTTTGCCTATCTTTTAGGTAATCTAGCAGTAGCAAATCGGCTCAAATATTCCCAATTTCTGAAAAGTGAACCAGTCCGTAATGAAGAAAAAGGACTTGCTAGGGAACTAACACATTTTCTCAGCCACCAGTATGACAGATTTGGTGAAACCGCTAAACCGGATTTCATAAATAGAAAAATTAGATTGTACCTACTACTACCCATAACTTTAGGACTAAGTTTTTTGGTAGGGTTAATTGTGGCACATTATGGGGAAGTCACCCTAAATTACTGGCATAGTGAAGTTAATCAGGTTAGTGTAATTCTACCTCTATTCCAATTGGAGACAATTTGGAATTTAGCCAGCAAGATTGTTTCCCAAATCTGGTATTTTATTTTAGCTGTGGTCATGGCGATCACTCTTTTAGTATATTCCCAATTTTGCCTGAGAGCGATCGCAATTATTCTCAGTCTTATTTTTGGTTGGGTGCTGTCTCAAAATTGGGAAAAGATAGTCCTATATTTCCATTCCACTCCCTTCAACAGTACAGAACCTTTATTTGATAAAGATATCGGCTTTTATATTTTCTACCTCCCAGTTTGGGAACTATTAGCATTTTGGCTAGTTGGATTATGTTTATATGGCTTTATTGCCGTTCTTCTCAGTTATCTTTTATCTGGAGATAGCTTAAGTCAAGGTATTTTTCCGGGCTTTTCACCATCACAAAGACATCATTTATTCGGCTTGGGTGGCTGTTTGATGTTGGTGATAGCTTTTAGTTATTGGCTGAGTCGTTATGAACTCGTTTATTCTCCCCGTGGGGTTAGTTTTGGCGCTAGTTATACCGATGTTCAAGTACAGTTACCAGCTGACACCAGCTTATGTGTTTTAGCTATAGCAATCGCATTTTATCTGCTATGGCAAACTTTATTTTGGAAACCTAAATCTCGGCATCATCGCTGGATAATTTATGGCTTAGGTTTTTATCTAGGCTTAATCGTTATTGGTGATTTTATTTTACCTGCTGTTGTTCAATATTTAATCGTTCAACCCAATGAATTACAACGAGAGCAGCCTTATATACAGCGTACTATTGCGCTAACTCGTCAAGCCTTCGATTTAGAAGTAATTGATTCTCAAACCTTTAACCCCCAAGGAAAATTAACTCAATCTAATCTCAAAGCTAATAATCTCACAATTCGTAATATCCGAGTTTGGGATCAAGAACCACTATTAAAAACTAACCGTCAATTACAACAAATTCGTCCCTATTATCGGTTTCCTGATGCTGATATTGATCGTTACAAAATCACAAATCAATCAACAGAAAAACAGCAGGTGTTAATTGCAGCTAGGGAATTAGACTATAATGCTGTACCACAACAAGCTAAGACATGGATAAACCGCAATTTAATTTACACTCATGGTTATGGCTTTACTATGAGTCCCGTCAATAAAGTTGCTCCTGGTGGTTTACCAGAATATTTCGTTAAAGATATTAGTGGCAATGGTAGTGCATTAACTACTTCTAGTGAAGCTATTCGTAAAAGTATTCCTATTGGTGAACCGCGAATTTATTATGGAGAAATTACTAATACTCATGTCATGACAGGCACGAGAGTCAGAGAATTAGATTATCCCAGTGGCAGTGATAATGTTTATAATACCTACGATGGTAAAGGTGGAATTAGAATTAATTCTCTGTGGAGACGGTGGCTATTTGCTATGTATTTGAAAGATTGGCAAATGGTGTTTACAAGAGATTTTCTACCAGAAACAAAAGTATTATTCCGGCGAAATATTACCCAAAGAATTCACGCTATTGCACCTTTTTTAAAATTCGATAGTGAACCTTATTTAGTTGCTGCTGATGCTAATCCTAATAATAATAATCCACAATTTTCAGGAGAAAAAAATTATCTTTACTGGATTGTAGATGCTTATACAACAAGCGATCACTATCCCTATTCTGACACAGGTAACAACGGCATTAACTATATTCGCAATTCCGTTAAAATACTAATTGATGCTTACAATGGTACAGTGAGATTTTACATCGCTGAACCAAAAGATCCTGTCATTGTTTCCTGGTCAAAAATCTTTCCTCAAATGTTTCAACCGCTGGCAGCTATGCCTGCAAATCTCCGCAGTCATATTCGCTATCCGGTTGATTTCTTTAAAATTCAATCGGAACGGTTAATGGTTTATCATATGACCGATCCCCAAGTATTTTACAATCGAGAAGATCAATGGCAAATCCCTAATGAAATTTATGGAAATCAAACCCGTCAAGTTGAACCTTACTATTTAATTACTAGCCTTCCTAATGTTGCTTTTGAAGAATTTATCTTGCTGATTCCCTACACACCTAAACAACGAACAAATTTAATTGCTTGGTTAGCAGCACGTTCAGATGGCGAGAACTACGGTAAATTACTATTATATAATTTTCCTAAAGAACGCTTGATTTATGGACCAGAGCAAATAGAAGCAAGAATTAATCAAGATCCCGTAATTTCTCAACAAATTTCTCTATGGAATCGTCAAGGTTCTAGAGCAATTCAGGGTAATCTTTTAATTGTTCCTATTGAGCAATCTTTATTGTACGTTGAACCAATTTATTTAGAAGCTACACAAAATAGTTTACCAACGTTGGTAAGGGTAGTTGTCGCTTATGAAAATCGCATTGTTATGGCACAAACTTTGGAACAAGCTTTGCAGGCAATTTTTCAGCCAGACTTAACACCAGCACCAGCGATTATTCGTCCTGTAGAAGAAGAAGGAACACCACCGACTTAG
- a CDS encoding CHAT domain-containing protein, with amino-acid sequence MKINRLFLSIFLSVILIISFLKSVQAQSGNQSDITNPDPQEIVNPGNQSDITNPDPQEVVKPGNQSDITNPDTQEIINPDNDNKNTGVIVVDRNEFDRDFSAATPEEAVNKLEELQAFQFGKYLGTDFFGDIASTEDIANNLSNLAKKTNRKAAVIYVTALKDKLSLILIPPIENQKNISSNAKSLQPITQTPAYQTKIIRKDVIEAKNSNIQKVAKEFRVKITNNRRNDYLDDAQKLYKWIIEPLEPALKANKINTLIFSMDNGLRTIPMAALHDGKQFLIEKYSIGIIPSFSLTDTRYIPIVNSDILAMGISQSTEGQEPLPSVPIEIDTISKQIWQSQAQIFLNESSTINNLKTFSIKNNYGIIHLATHGDFKPGKINNSYIQLWNEKINLQQLKKLSQELNWNKNPKVEMLVLSACRTALGSQEVELGFSGLAVQAGVKSVLGSLWYVSDQGSLALMTKFYEQLKMTSLRSESLRQAQLAMLKGEVRIANEQLYLSPDKRISLPPELSNLGKIDLSHPYFWSAFTMVGNWN; translated from the coding sequence ATGAAAATTAATCGTTTATTCTTGTCAATCTTTTTGTCAGTTATTTTAATTATTAGTTTCTTGAAATCTGTGCAGGCACAATCGGGAAATCAGTCAGATATCACTAATCCTGACCCTCAAGAGATCGTTAACCCTGGAAATCAGTCAGATATCACTAATCCTGACCCTCAAGAGGTTGTTAAACCTGGAAATCAGTCAGATATCACTAATCCTGATACCCAAGAAATTATTAATCCTGATAATGATAATAAAAATACGGGTGTAATTGTCGTAGATAGAAATGAATTTGATAGAGATTTTTCAGCAGCAACACCAGAAGAAGCTGTGAATAAGTTGGAAGAATTACAAGCTTTTCAATTTGGGAAATATTTAGGTACTGATTTTTTTGGAGATATTGCTTCAACTGAAGATATTGCTAATAATTTATCTAACCTTGCTAAAAAGACAAATAGAAAAGCCGCAGTTATTTACGTAACTGCCCTAAAAGATAAATTAAGCCTAATTCTAATCCCGCCAATTGAAAATCAAAAAAATATTTCCAGCAATGCAAAAAGCTTACAACCCATAACACAAACTCCAGCATATCAGACTAAAATTATCCGCAAAGATGTCATAGAAGCTAAAAATAGTAACATCCAAAAAGTTGCTAAAGAGTTTCGAGTAAAAATTACTAATAATAGACGCAATGATTACCTTGACGACGCACAAAAACTCTATAAGTGGATAATTGAGCCTCTGGAGCCAGCCTTAAAAGCTAATAAAATCAATACTTTAATCTTTTCAATGGATAATGGCTTAAGAACTATCCCCATGGCGGCTTTACATGATGGTAAACAGTTCTTGATTGAAAAATATAGTATTGGTATTATCCCTAGTTTTAGCCTCACAGATACTCGTTATATCCCTATCGTCAACTCAGATATCCTGGCTATGGGGATATCACAAAGTACAGAAGGACAAGAGCCTTTACCATCTGTTCCCATAGAAATAGACACCATAAGTAAACAAATTTGGCAAAGTCAAGCTCAGATATTTTTAAATGAATCATCTACAATAAATAATCTTAAGACTTTCAGTATTAAAAATAATTATGGAATTATTCACTTAGCAACTCATGGTGATTTTAAGCCAGGAAAAATCAATAACTCTTATATTCAACTTTGGAATGAAAAAATAAATTTGCAACAGTTGAAAAAGCTATCTCAAGAATTAAACTGGAATAAAAATCCTAAAGTAGAAATGTTAGTTTTGAGTGCCTGTAGGACTGCGTTGGGTAGTCAAGAAGTTGAATTGGGATTTTCTGGTTTAGCAGTGCAGGCAGGGGTAAAGTCGGTATTAGGTAGTCTCTGGTATGTGAGTGATCAAGGTTCTTTGGCACTGATGACCAAATTTTACGAGCAGCTCAAGATGACTTCCTTGCGCTCCGAATCTCTCAGACAAGCTCAGTTAGCAATGCTGAAGGGAGAAGTTCGCATAGCAAATGAACAATTATATCTATCCCCAGACAAGCGCATTTCTCTACCTCCAGAACTGTCTAATTTAGGTAAGATAGACTTATCACATCCTTATTTTTGGTCTGCTTTCACTATGGTTGGTAACTGGAATTAA
- a CDS encoding cyclic nucleotide-binding domain-containing protein, whose amino-acid sequence MLTSVDRLLFVRRVPIFNELRDDFVVRLASVMNELSYPANYSIFKQGEEGRSLYIVVSGKVKVHIGETKLAEVEQGKYFGEMAVFDTQPRSATATTVDSCECLELTQEQLYDAIEETPEIAVNIIRELSRIIRRLNESINH is encoded by the coding sequence ATGCTTACCAGCGTTGATCGGTTGTTATTTGTCCGGCGTGTCCCCATTTTTAACGAATTGCGAGATGATTTTGTGGTGCGGCTGGCTTCAGTGATGAATGAACTATCATATCCTGCTAATTACAGTATCTTTAAACAGGGCGAAGAAGGGCGCTCGCTCTATATTGTTGTATCTGGTAAAGTCAAAGTCCATATTGGGGAAACAAAATTAGCAGAAGTTGAGCAAGGGAAATACTTCGGAGAAATGGCTGTATTTGATACTCAACCCCGTTCCGCCACCGCTACAACTGTAGATTCTTGTGAATGTTTAGAACTCACCCAAGAGCAACTTTATGATGCGATTGAAGAAACTCCAGAAATTGCGGTGAATATCATTCGTGAACTATCGCGGATAATTCGCCGACTGAATGAAAGTATTAATCATTAG
- a CDS encoding cobyrinate a,c-diamide synthase — translation MSIIIAGERSGVGKTTVTLTLLASLCRRGVKVQSFKVGPDYIDPMFHQYVTGLPCRNLDSVLTSENYVQKCFNLHSPGCEYALVEGVMGLFDGVKGTGEEHQLPTDFASTAHVARLLDIPVILVIDCSRLSGSVAAIAHGYCALDSRIKVAGLVLNRVGSDRHLYLLKDSLKPLQLPILGVLRRQDNITIPDRHLGLVPTSELPELNDVVNRLADLGDNCFDWQKLLPLLQVSQVSAINPQSPKSPIPNLKSKIRIAVARDKAFNFYYQDNLDLLKQLGAELVFWSPLEDTEFPKNIQGLYFGGGFPEVFAQQLAANTSIIKEVKTAILAGIPTIAECGGLMYLCENIIDFEGKSWPMLGILPTSAQMDKSLTLGYRRAVVLENSCLFDAGTNIYGHEFHRSHLITNPQQPLFDTYRYDCEENTGFEGWNLPNVHASYIHQHWGESVEIPYRFLQQCLMINTFIQSANYPR, via the coding sequence ATGTCTATTATTATTGCTGGAGAACGTAGCGGGGTGGGTAAGACAACAGTAACACTTACCCTTTTAGCGTCTTTGTGTCGTCGTGGTGTGAAGGTGCAATCTTTTAAGGTGGGGCCAGATTATATTGACCCGATGTTTCATCAGTATGTTACTGGTCTGCCTTGTCGGAATTTAGACTCTGTACTGACTTCAGAAAATTATGTACAAAAATGTTTTAATCTTCATTCCCCTGGGTGTGAATATGCTCTGGTTGAAGGGGTGATGGGTTTATTTGATGGGGTTAAGGGGACTGGAGAAGAACATCAATTACCAACTGATTTTGCGAGTACGGCGCACGTTGCACGGTTATTAGATATACCTGTAATTTTGGTAATTGATTGTAGTCGGTTGTCTGGTTCAGTGGCTGCGATCGCACATGGATATTGTGCTTTGGATAGTAGAATTAAAGTTGCTGGGTTAGTATTGAATCGTGTGGGTAGCGATCGCCATTTATACCTGCTCAAAGATTCCCTAAAACCTCTACAATTGCCTATTCTCGGCGTTTTAAGACGACAAGATAATATTACTATACCTGACCGTCATCTGGGTTTAGTCCCCACATCTGAATTACCAGAATTGAATGATGTCGTCAATCGCTTGGCAGATTTAGGCGATAATTGCTTTGATTGGCAAAAATTATTACCACTACTGCAAGTATCTCAAGTTTCAGCTATTAATCCTCAATCTCCCAAATCCCCAATCCCCAATCTCAAATCTAAAATCAGAATTGCTGTTGCACGAGATAAAGCCTTTAATTTTTACTATCAAGACAATTTAGATTTACTAAAACAATTAGGTGCAGAATTAGTTTTTTGGAGTCCTTTAGAAGATACTGAATTTCCAAAAAATATCCAAGGACTGTATTTTGGTGGTGGATTTCCCGAAGTATTTGCACAACAATTAGCCGCAAATACTAGCATTATTAAAGAAGTAAAAACAGCTATTTTAGCCGGAATTCCCACAATTGCAGAATGCGGAGGATTGATGTATTTATGTGAAAATATTATTGATTTTGAAGGTAAATCTTGGCCAATGCTGGGAATTTTACCAACATCGGCACAAATGGATAAAAGTCTAACTTTAGGATATCGTCGCGCAGTAGTTTTAGAAAATAGTTGCTTATTTGATGCAGGAACAAATATTTATGGACATGAGTTTCATCGTTCCCATTTAATTACTAATCCTCAACAACCATTATTTGATACTTATCGTTATGATTGTGAGGAAAATACAGGATTTGAAGGTTGGAATTTACCTAATGTTCATGCTTCATACATTCATCAACATTGGGGAGAAAGTGTAGAAATTCCCTACAGGTTTCTGCAACAATGTCTAATGATTAATACTTTCATTCAGTCGGCGAATTATCCGCGATAG